One stretch of Pyrenophora tritici-repentis strain M4 chromosome 4, whole genome shotgun sequence DNA includes these proteins:
- a CDS encoding Tymo-45kd-70kd domain containing protein — protein MAIWTPPRYHEASPLEVYVGTTLNELADRFYDVFHGTLFEYWFLDPKGQHNLIVIASMLFIVLWFVCIQYFIRSTLASSNVSRPSSPRAPFSPPMERPETPPYQPLLPTMRQLAPPGHRPTNAQLNVPPFHVAPPMGRRTGRTTNPGYQTPFKEKPAEAKIFSTGASVSKINFENDDFPSLATATGRMATYRKLHGNDGMLHPGATQDEGRM, from the coding sequence ATGGCCATCTGGACGCCCCCACGATACCACGAGGCAAGCCCGCTAGAAGTCTACGTCGGCACCACGCTCAACGAGCTCGCAGATCGCTTCTACGACGTCTTCCACGGCACGCTCTTTGAGTACTGGTTCCTAGATCCCAAGGGCCAGCACAACCTTATCGTCATAGCCTCCATGCTCTTCATCGTCCTCTGGTTCGTCTGCATCCAGTATTTCATTCGAAGCACTTTGGCCTCTTCAAACGTCTCTCGCCCATCTTCACCTCGCGCACCCTTCTCTCCTCCCATGGAGCGCCCAGAAACTCCCCCGTACCAACCTCTTCTCCCCACGATGCGACAACTCGCACCCCCAGGCCACCGTCCCACAAATGCCCAACTCAACGTTCCTCCCTTCCATGTCGCGCCGCCCATGGGTCGCCGCACCGGCCGTACCACGAATCCTGGGTACCAGACTCCGTTTAAAGAGAAGCCCGCCGAGGCCAAGATCTTCTCTACTGGAGCGTCTGTATCCAAGATCAACTTCGAAAATGACGACTTTCCTTCTCTAGCTACGGCTACAGGCCGCATGGCTACTTACCGGAAGCTGCATGGTAATGATGGTATGTTGCACCCCGGTGCTACACAGGATGAAGGGAGGATGTAA